In Helianthus annuus cultivar XRQ/B chromosome 9, HanXRQr2.0-SUNRISE, whole genome shotgun sequence, the following are encoded in one genomic region:
- the LOC110879603 gene encoding aldehyde oxidase GLOX1 has translation MTSTLLYHHLLLSVILLLHAPLCPAAGGSWSVLLPSIGISAMHMQLLPNDRVVMYDRTDFGISNISLPNGKCRPNSTDCSAHSVEYDVGSNTIRPLMVLTNVWCSSGTLMPDGSLVQTGGWADGYRRVRIYKSCATCDWQEISNGLNQQRWYATNHLLPDGRQIIIGGRQAFNYEFYPKMSATENSPSFPFLVQTNDPNVENNLYPFVFLYPDGNLFVFANNRAILFNYSKNQVVKTYPTMPGGQPRNYPSTGSAVLLPLRMKEGVTESVEVLVCGGAPKGAFANANNGRFDGALDTCGRIRISDPNPQWVMETMPLARVMGDMLLLPNSHVLIINGASAGVAGWELGRNPVLSPVTYRPNNQIGSRFEVQNPSTKPRVYHSTAVLLRDGRVLVGGSNPHGKYVFTNVLYPTELSLEAFSPSYLDPSSSSSRPRILSPKTKTKIRYGKRIAVTFMVPGPVDLNSVSVTMVSPSFNTHSLSMNQRLLVLDSANSTKALGRSTYRVGVTAPPSGNFAPAGHYLLYVVHKEIPSSGIWVRMQR, from the coding sequence ATGACCAGCACCCTCCTCTATCACCATCTTCTCCTTTCAGTTATCCTCCTCCTTCATGCCCCATTGTGTCCAGCTGCTGGTGGTTCATGGTCCGTCCTCCTCCCAAGCATTGGCATCTCAGCCATGCACATGCAGCTCCTTCCCAACGACCGTGTTGTAATGTATGATCGTACCGACTTTGGAATCTCCAACATCTCTCTTCCAAATGGCAAGTGCCGCCCTAACTCCACCGACTGCTCTGCCCACTCCGTCGAGTATGATGTCGGTTCCAATACTATACGACCGCTCATGGTGCTCACCAACGTATGGTGTTCTTCAGGAACATTAATGCCTGACGGCAGCTTAGTCCAGACCGGAGGATGGGCTGATGGTTACCGTAGGGTCAGGATTTATAAATCATGTGCCACATGTGACTGGCAAGAGATATCAAATGGGTTGAACCAACAGAGGTGGTATGCAACAAATCACCTATTGCCTGACGGGCGACAAATTATCATCGGCGGTCGTCAGGCATTTAACTATGAATTCTACCCAAAGATGTCGGCCACTGAGAACTCTCCCAGCTTTCCGTTTTTGGTCCAGACGAATGACCCCAATGTTGAGAATAATTTATACCCATTTGTGTTTCTCTATCCAGACGGGAACTTGTTTGTTTTCGCCAATAACCGTGCCATTTTATTCAACTACTCTAAGAACCAAGTTGTCAAGACCTACCCGACAATGCCCGGCGGGCAACCAAGGAACTACCCGAGCACTGGCTCTGCGGTACTACTCCCTTTGAGAATGAAAGAGGGGGTTACCGAATCCGTTGAAGTGTTGGTTTGTGGGGGCGCGCCCAAAGGAGCATTTGCTAATGCAAATAATGGAAGATTTGACGGAGCATTAGATACCTGCGGGCGGATTAGAATATCCGACCCCAATCCTCAGTGGGTCATGGAAACAATGCCTTTGGCTCGAGTCATGGGTGACATGTTGTTGCTTCCCAACAGCCATGTCTTGATCATCAACGGTGCCTCAGCAGGGGTTGCCGGGTGGGAGCTTGGTAGGAACCCCGTTCTCAGCCCTGTAACTTATAGACCTAATAACCAAATTGGGTCTAGATTTGAGGTGCAAAATCCAAGCACAAAACCAAGAGTGTACCATTCCACAGCGGTCCTACTGCGAGATGGTCGGGTTCTTGTTGGTGGAAGCAACCCTCACGGCAAATATGTGTTCACCAACGTGCTTTATCCAACCGAACTAAGCCTGGAGGCATTTTCTCCTTCTTATTTGGATCCAAGCTCTTCTTCTTCACGCCCCAGGATTTTATCACCCAAGACTAAAACTAAGATACGCTATGGAAAACGGATTGCTGTTACATTCATGGTACCAGGACCTGTAGATCTGAATTCGGTCAGCGTGACAATGGTGTCTCCTTCATTTAACACACACTCGTTATCTATGAATCAAAGGTTGTTGGTTCTCGACAGCGCTAACTCTACCAAAGCTCTCGGAAGGTCTACCTATAGAGTAGGTGTGACGGCACCTCCATCGGGTAACTTTGCACCCGCGGGTCATTATCTACTGTATGTGGTTCATAAAGAAATTCCAAGCTCGGGCATTTGGGTCCGAATGCAACGATAA
- the LOC110879604 gene encoding aldehyde oxidase GLOX1, protein MTSTLLYHHLLLSVILLLHAPLCPAAGGSWSVLLPSIGISAMHMQLLPNDRVVMYDRTDFGISNISLPNGKCRPNSTDCSAHSVEYDVGSNTIRPLMVLTNVWCSSGTLMPDGSLVQTGGWADGYRRVRIYKSCATCDWQEISNGLNQQRWYATNHLLPDGRQIIIGGRQAFNYEFYPKMSATENSPSFPFLVQTNDPNVENNLYPFVFLYPDGNLFVFANNRAILFNYSKNQVVKTYPTMPGGQPRNYPSTGSAVLLPLRMKEGAAESVEVLVCGGAPKGAFANANNGRFDGALDTCGRIRISDPNPQWVMETMPLARVMGDMLLLPNGHDLIINGASAGVAGWELGRNPVLSPVTYRPDNQIGSRFEVQNPSTKPRVYHSTAVLLRDGRVLVGGSNPHDKYVFTNVLYPTELSLEAFSPSYLDPSSSSSRPRILSPKTKTKIRYGKRIAVTFMVPGPVDLNSVSVTMVSPSFNTHSLSMNQRLLVLDSANSTKALGRSTYRVGVTAPPSGNFAPAGHYLLYVVHKEIPSSGIWVRMQR, encoded by the coding sequence ATGACCAGCACCCTCCTCTATCACCATCTTCTCCTTTCAGTTATCCTCCTCCTTCATGCCCCATTGTGTCCAGCTGCTGGTGGTTCATGGTCCGTCCTCCTCCCAAGCATTGGCATCTCAGCCATGCACATGCAGCTCCTTCCCAACGACCGTGTTGTAATGTATGATCGTACCGACTTTGGAATCTCCAACATCTCTCTTCCAAATGGCAAGTGCCGCCCTAACTCCACCGACTGCTCTGCCCACTCCGTCGAGTATGATGTCGGTTCCAATACTATACGACCGCTCATGGTGCTCACCAACGTATGGTGTTCCTCAGGAACATTAATGCCTGACGGCAGCTTAGTCCAGACCGGAGGATGGGCTGATGGTTACCGTAGGGTCAGGATTTATAAATCATGTGCCACATGTGACTGGCAAGAGATATCAAATGGGTTGAACCAACAGAGGTGGTATGCAACAAATCACCTATTGCCTGACGGGCGACAAATTATCATCGGCGGTCGTCAGGCATTTAACTATGAATTCTACCCAAAGATGTCGGCCACTGAGAACTCTCCCAGCTTTCCGTTTTTGGTCCAGACGAATGACCCCAATGTTGAGAATAATTTATACCCATTTGTGTTTCTCTATCCAGACGGGAACTTGTTTGTTTTCGCCAATAACCGTGCCATTTTATTCAACTACTCTAAGAACCAAGTTGTCAAGACCTACCCGACAATGCCCGGCGGGCAACCAAGGAACTACCCGAGCACTGGCTCTGCGGTACTACTCCCTTTGAGAATGAAAGAGGGGGCTGCCGAATCCGTTGAAGTGTTGGTTTGTGGGGGCGCGCCCAAAGGAGCATTTGCTAATGCAAATAATGGAAGATTTGACGGAGCGTTAGATACCTGCGGGCGGATTAGAATATCCGACCCCAATCCTCAGTGGGTCATGGAAACAATGCCTTTGGCTCGAGTCATGGGTGACATGTTGTTGCTTCCCAACGGCCATGACTTGATCATCAACGGTGCCTCAGCAGGGGTTGCCGGGTGGGAGCTTGGTAGGAACCCCGTTCTCAGCCCTGTAACTTATAGACCTGATAACCAAATTGGGTCTAGATTTGAGGTGCAAAATCCAAGCACAAAACCAAGAGTGTACCATTCCACAGCGGTCCTACTGCGAGATGGTCGGGTTCTTGTTGGTGGAAGCAACCCTCACGACAAATATGTGTTCACCAACGTGCTTTATCCAACCGAACTAAGCCTGGAGGCATTTTCTCCTTCTTATTTGGATCCAAGCTCTTCTTCTTCACGCCCCAGGATTTTATCACCCAAGACTAAAACTAAGATACGCTATGGAAAACGGATCGCTGTTACATTTATGGTACCAGGACCTGTAGATCTGAATTCGGTCAGCGTGACAATGGTGTCTCCTTCATTTAACACACACTCGTTATCTATGAATCAAAGGTTGTTGGTTCTCGACAGCGCTAACTCTACCAAAGCTCTCGGAAGGTCTACCTATAGAGTAGGTGTGACGGCACCTCCATCGGGTAACTTTGCACCCGCGGGTCATTATCTACTGTATGTGGTTCATAAAGAAATTCCAAGCTCGGGCATTTGGGTCCGAATGCAACGATAA